From a region of the Kwoniella mangroviensis CBS 8507 chromosome 1 map unlocalized Ctg01, whole genome shotgun sequence genome:
- a CDS encoding 60S ribosomal protein L37-A, producing the protein MGKGTPSFGKRHSKSHTLCRRCGNRSFHKQKLTCAQCGYPAAKLRSFNWGLKAKRRKTTGTGRHAHLKDVNRRFKNGFREGGAAPKKVKATSE; encoded by the exons ATG GGTAAA GGTACACCCTCTTT CGGTAAACGACACTCCAAATCCCACACTCTCTGTCGAAGATGTGGTAACCGATCTTTCCACAAGCAAAAGCTCA CTTGTGCTCAATGTGGTTACCCTGCTGCCAAGCTCAGATCCTTCAACTGGGGTTTGAAAGCTAAGAGAAGAAAGACTAC CGGTACCGGTCGACACGCCCACCTTAAAGACGTCAACCGACGATTCAAGAACGGTTTCAGAGAAGGTGGTGCTGCCCCTAAGAAGGTCAAGGCCACTTCCGAATAA